Proteins co-encoded in one Arachis hypogaea cultivar Tifrunner chromosome 13, arahy.Tifrunner.gnm2.J5K5, whole genome shotgun sequence genomic window:
- the LOC140177420 gene encoding uncharacterized protein → MKSFWNNLGYQGVGIVEANGHSGGIWVLCSNSNISVRVLDVVDQCISFEITMGNTSSYCSAVYANPHIHRRKELWGDLTRIANMIHGPWIVLGDFNDVLLQSEVRGGQFRLARAEQFAETLEDCGLFDMGAIGRRFTWYRKVKGGVQVAKKLDRAVINQDWRLMFPEAYTEVLARLHSDHCPLFTRCKMAKRATKGHRPFRFQAAWMTHPLFRNVVDTAWNRGAPDVVKCLLEVQKDATSFNKKVFGNIFVKKRELERLLNDVQITIIWKVGRINSLGSKSKFCIRN, encoded by the coding sequence ATGAAATCTTTTTGGAATAATCTAGGTTACCAGGGTGTTGGTATTGTTGAGGCTAATGGTCATAGTGGGGGTATCTGGGTTCTATGTTCTAATTCAAATATTTCTGTGAGAGTATTGGATGTAGTTGATCAATGTATCAGTTTTGAAATCACTATGGGCAATACATCTAGTTACTGCAGTGCGGTGTATGCTAATCCGCATATACATCGGCGTAAAGAACTGTGGGGTGACTTGACAAGGATTGCTAATATGATCCACGGACCTTGGATTGTGTTAGGGGACTTTAATGATGTTTTGTTGCAGAGTGAAGTTAGAGGGGGGCAATTTAGACTTGCCAGAGCAGAACAATTTGCAGAAACATTGGAGGATTGTGGGCTGTTTGATATGGGGGCTATTGGGAGAAGATTCACTTGGTACAGGAAGGTGAAAGGTGGGGTGCAGGTGGCCAAGAAGCTTGATAGAGCAGTCATCAACCAGGACTGGCGACTAATGTTTCCAGAGGCTTATACTGAGGTGCTGGCGCGCCTTCACTCTGATCATTGCCCATTATTCACTAGGTGCAAGATGGCAAAGAGGGCTACCAAGGGCCATCGTCCGTTCAGATTCCAGGCTGCGTGGATGACTCATCCTCTTTTTAGGAATGTTGTTGATACAGCTTGGAATAGAGGAGCTCCGGATGTAGTTAAATGTTTGTTGGAGGTTCAAAAAGATGCAACTAGCttcaataaaaaggtttttggcaatatttttgttaagaaaagggAGTTGGAGAGGCTTTTGAATGACGTTCAGATTACTATAATCTGGAAAGTCGGGAGGATCAACAGCTTAGGATCAAAGAGCAAGTTTTGCATCAGGAACTGA